Proteins from one Enterobacter bugandensis genomic window:
- the tssK gene encoding type VI secretion system baseplate subunit TssK, translating into MTKAEKVVWTEGMFLRPHHFQRTESYLLNHVREWGALQRSYLWGFLDVELDEAMLRQGCIALSYCSGLLPDGTFFQVRNGRNGPAPLKIPDNLTNEKVVLALPVRRGEREEVIFSEEPASLARFVAFEQEVEDDNAMSVGDATVQFGRLRLTLMLEKDLTAEWTSIGVAFVTEKRNDNHVRLDNSYIPPMLNANNSPQIYSMINDLHGLLVQRSQQIGGRLRQPGRFNTSELIEFTLLSLVNRHLGEVSHLKTLPLLHPETLWRSWLPFATELTTWTSQRTTESVLPIYDHDDLANCFSKLMLMLRQGLSLVMEDHAIQLPLNERSHGLNIATVPETSMVREFGFVLAVKANVPGEHLQTHFPAQMKIAPVSKIRDLVQLQLPGIMLRAMPVAPPQIPWHAGYSYFELEKGSELWHEMDKSGAFALHLAGEFPGLDMEFWAIRSPTE; encoded by the coding sequence ATGACCAAAGCAGAAAAGGTCGTCTGGACCGAAGGCATGTTCCTGCGTCCACACCATTTTCAGCGGACTGAAAGTTATCTGCTCAACCATGTTCGTGAGTGGGGTGCGCTGCAGCGTTCCTATCTCTGGGGCTTTCTCGACGTAGAACTGGACGAAGCGATGCTTCGCCAGGGCTGCATTGCCCTGAGCTACTGCAGCGGGTTACTGCCGGACGGCACCTTTTTCCAGGTCCGCAACGGACGCAATGGTCCCGCGCCGCTAAAAATTCCTGACAATCTCACCAACGAAAAGGTGGTGCTCGCGCTGCCGGTTCGTCGTGGCGAGCGGGAAGAGGTGATTTTCAGCGAAGAGCCTGCCTCGCTGGCCCGCTTCGTCGCGTTTGAGCAGGAGGTGGAGGACGATAACGCCATGTCGGTGGGGGATGCCACCGTCCAGTTTGGCCGCCTGCGCCTGACGCTGATGCTGGAAAAAGACCTCACGGCAGAATGGACATCCATCGGCGTGGCGTTTGTGACTGAAAAACGCAACGACAACCACGTGCGGCTGGATAACAGCTACATCCCGCCGATGCTGAACGCCAATAACAGCCCGCAGATCTACAGCATGATCAACGATCTGCACGGTTTGCTGGTGCAGCGCAGCCAGCAGATTGGCGGCCGCCTGCGTCAGCCTGGCCGCTTTAATACCTCTGAACTGATTGAATTTACGCTGCTTTCGCTCGTGAACCGTCATCTGGGCGAGGTTTCACATTTAAAAACGCTGCCGCTGCTGCACCCGGAAACGCTCTGGCGCAGCTGGCTGCCGTTTGCCACCGAGCTCACGACCTGGACGTCGCAGCGCACCACCGAGAGCGTGCTGCCGATCTACGATCACGACGATCTGGCGAACTGCTTCAGCAAGCTGATGCTGATGCTGCGCCAGGGGCTGTCGCTGGTGATGGAAGACCACGCCATTCAGCTGCCGCTTAACGAGCGCTCGCATGGCCTGAACATCGCCACTGTTCCTGAAACCAGCATGGTGCGCGAATTTGGCTTCGTGCTGGCGGTGAAAGCAAACGTGCCGGGCGAACACCTGCAAACCCATTTCCCGGCGCAGATGAAAATTGCCCCGGTCTCGAAAATTCGCGATCTGGTTCAGCTGCAGCTGCCGGGCATTATGCTGCGCGCCATGCCGGTCGCGCCGCCGCAGATCCCGTGGCATGCCGGCTACAGCTACTTCGAGCTGGAGAAGGGTAGCGAGCTGTGGCACGAGATGGATAAGTCCGGCGCATTCGCCCTGCACCTTGCAGGGGAGTTCCCGGGGCTGGATATGGAGTTTTGGGCCATCCGTAGCCCGACAGAATAA
- the tssB gene encoding type VI secretion system contractile sheath small subunit encodes MAMSNSGQKFIARNRAPRVQIEYDVEIYGAERKIQLPFVMGVMADLVGKPVENLPAVDERKFLEIDIDNFDERMKALKPRVAFQVDNTLTGEGKLNVDLTFDSMDDFLPDAVARKVEPLNKLLEARTQLSNLLTYMDGKNGAEELIAKILQDPTLLKSLSQLPKNDESAKGSEE; translated from the coding sequence ATGGCAATGAGTAACAGTGGACAGAAATTCATCGCACGCAACCGTGCTCCCCGCGTGCAGATCGAATACGACGTAGAGATCTACGGTGCAGAACGCAAAATTCAGCTGCCGTTTGTGATGGGCGTTATGGCCGATCTGGTTGGCAAGCCGGTGGAAAACCTGCCAGCCGTCGACGAGCGTAAATTCCTGGAAATCGACATCGATAACTTCGATGAACGCATGAAGGCGCTGAAGCCGCGCGTGGCGTTCCAGGTAGATAACACCCTGACCGGCGAAGGTAAGCTCAACGTCGATCTGACCTTCGACAGCATGGACGACTTCCTGCCGGACGCGGTGGCCCGCAAAGTCGAGCCGCTGAACAAGCTGCTGGAGGCGCGCACGCAGCTCTCTAACCTGCTGACCTACATGGACGGCAAAAACGGTGCGGAAGAGCTGATTGCAAAAATTCTCCAGGATCCGACGCTGCTCAAATCCCTGAGCCAGTTGCCAAAAAATGACGAAAGTGCGAAAGGTAGCGAGGAATAA
- the tssM gene encoding type VI secretion system membrane subunit TssM yields the protein MLTTLLSILTNRILWSFLGVTALAAVIWMIGPLLSIVDTRPLESEQNRIISIAVVYLLWAQGHILPRLYNAWLNRKLMDKLNENTTSPEAADPQQRLNSEEQILASRFDEAAQMLKKAHFSKAGQGAQWTQRFSTQYLYQLPWYVIIGAPGSGKTTALVNSGLQFPLADRFGKTALRGIGGTRNCDWWFTNEAVLLDTAGRYTTQESEQAQDAGEWLQFMGLLRKYRRRQPINGVIVTISISDLLTQSAEASRQQAVNLRQRLSELHEQLGIRFPVYVMVTKADLLKGFRAWFADYDKAQRDQIWGFTLPWEQTKHADYDLMGNFQQEFSLLQQRLDAGLPETMLKEHDAKTRAEAYLFPQEFAALRPLLADYLSTVFARSNFETEFSPRGIYFASGTQEGMPFDRVMGELNRALSLPEGAERDNWDSVSKEAPIPGAKGQSFFIKNLLQNVIFQEAGIAGENRWWELRNRAVIWSGYVALLALLAILGGLWLTSYAKNKAYLEEVDAKVPLLDQQSKALQNQPQRDLFDLLPLLNGLVDLPKSDAFDVNDPPVSRRMGLYRGDDVSDASQSLYQKALDQLLLPAVAMHITTWLRNDNGSDVEYSYEALKAYQMLYQPKHYDGKFLHSWVMLNLQRNLPQNVTKAQLQQLEWHLTQLLEPKIQASPYAQDESLVARERALINQQPLSTRVYGRLKRLLEHDDNLKPVSLSDLGGPQSELVFSRKSGKPVSEGVPGLYTPDGYWKSFNSQIDSVTTALHEDDAWVLGAATAQEDKQQIDNAVRQLYMRDFIANWDRFLADIQLNNSADLSQRINTARLLSGANSPLRRLVQNLSQVLTLSRDTPAPEDADKAQAQSNRATRTLEALFSNNDNAPTQAAAITQAPEQLVTDHYAPMIELAQPLEKGGKTIVFDDFLKQVDELYRYLTAVQDAANSGMPAPGGEAISRLQASAGRLPGGLQTMFSNMAVGASSDTQRRDLENVRKRINVEVGGFCRQAIAGRYPLVRSASTEVTPDDLARMFAPGTGLMDTFFRDNLTSKVDTTQANWRFMPGIDGKTLPGSEGLLRPFQQAQSIRDAFFANGATTPSFKVTVRTVRMDNTILNLTLDVDGQLLRYSHGPQAVQIMNWPGPGGTNQVRMQLGLANGSTATLVTNGSWALNRFFDKASTSPGAGSLSRQATFNVDGHQVTLEFAPNSIRNPFQLPRFSCP from the coding sequence ATGCTGACTACACTTCTTTCCATTCTGACCAACCGCATTCTGTGGAGCTTCCTCGGCGTAACGGCGCTGGCGGCGGTGATCTGGATGATTGGCCCTCTGCTGTCCATCGTGGACACCCGACCGCTCGAATCCGAACAGAACCGCATCATCAGTATCGCCGTGGTCTACCTGCTGTGGGCGCAGGGCCATATTCTGCCGCGCCTTTATAACGCCTGGTTGAACCGCAAGCTGATGGACAAGCTCAACGAGAACACCACCAGCCCGGAGGCGGCGGATCCGCAGCAGCGCCTGAACAGTGAGGAGCAGATCCTCGCCAGCCGTTTTGATGAAGCCGCGCAGATGCTTAAAAAAGCGCACTTCAGCAAAGCGGGCCAGGGCGCCCAGTGGACCCAGCGCTTCAGCACGCAATATCTCTATCAACTGCCGTGGTACGTCATTATCGGCGCGCCGGGCTCCGGTAAAACCACGGCGCTGGTGAACTCCGGGCTGCAGTTCCCGCTGGCCGACCGTTTTGGTAAGACCGCGCTGCGCGGTATTGGCGGCACGCGCAACTGCGACTGGTGGTTCACCAACGAGGCCGTGCTGCTGGACACCGCGGGTCGCTATACCACCCAGGAGAGCGAGCAGGCGCAGGATGCCGGTGAGTGGCTGCAGTTCATGGGGCTACTGCGCAAGTACCGTCGCCGCCAGCCGATCAACGGCGTCATCGTCACGATCAGCATTTCGGACCTGCTGACACAGTCTGCCGAGGCGTCCCGCCAGCAGGCGGTGAACCTGCGCCAGCGCCTGTCCGAGCTGCATGAACAGTTGGGTATCCGCTTCCCGGTGTACGTGATGGTGACCAAGGCCGACCTTCTCAAAGGCTTCCGCGCCTGGTTTGCCGACTACGATAAAGCGCAGCGCGACCAGATCTGGGGCTTCACGCTGCCGTGGGAGCAGACCAAACACGCCGATTACGACCTGATGGGCAACTTCCAGCAGGAATTTTCGCTGCTGCAGCAGCGCCTCGATGCCGGGCTGCCGGAAACCATGCTCAAAGAGCATGACGCGAAAACCCGCGCCGAAGCGTATCTCTTCCCGCAGGAGTTCGCTGCGCTGCGTCCGCTGCTGGCGGACTACCTGAGCACGGTCTTTGCGCGCTCCAACTTCGAAACTGAGTTCTCCCCGCGCGGGATCTACTTCGCCAGCGGGACGCAGGAAGGCATGCCGTTTGACCGCGTAATGGGCGAACTGAACCGCGCGCTCTCCCTGCCGGAAGGGGCAGAGCGCGATAACTGGGATTCGGTCAGTAAAGAAGCCCCAATCCCGGGCGCGAAGGGCCAGAGTTTCTTCATCAAGAACCTGCTGCAAAACGTTATTTTCCAGGAAGCCGGGATCGCCGGGGAAAACCGCTGGTGGGAACTGCGCAACCGGGCGGTGATCTGGTCCGGCTACGTGGCGCTGCTGGCCCTGCTGGCGATCCTCGGCGGGCTGTGGCTGACCAGCTATGCTAAAAACAAGGCCTATCTGGAAGAGGTGGATGCGAAGGTGCCGCTGCTGGACCAGCAGAGCAAAGCGTTGCAGAACCAGCCGCAGCGTGACCTGTTCGATCTGCTGCCGTTGCTGAATGGCCTGGTGGACCTGCCGAAAAGCGACGCGTTTGATGTCAACGATCCGCCAGTCTCCCGCCGCATGGGGCTTTACCGTGGGGATGACGTCAGCGATGCTTCGCAGTCCCTGTACCAGAAGGCGCTGGATCAGCTGCTGTTGCCCGCCGTTGCTATGCACATCACCACCTGGCTGCGCAACGATAACGGCAGCGACGTGGAGTACAGCTACGAGGCGCTGAAAGCCTATCAGATGCTCTATCAGCCGAAGCACTACGACGGCAAATTCCTGCACTCCTGGGTGATGCTCAACCTGCAGCGCAACCTGCCGCAAAACGTCACGAAGGCGCAGCTGCAGCAGCTCGAATGGCATCTCACCCAACTGCTGGAGCCGAAAATTCAGGCCTCGCCGTACGCGCAGGACGAATCCCTGGTGGCACGTGAAAGAGCGCTGATCAACCAGCAGCCGCTTTCAACCCGCGTCTACGGTCGCCTGAAGCGCCTGCTGGAACATGACGACAACCTCAAACCGGTCTCCCTTTCCGACCTGGGCGGGCCACAGAGCGAGCTGGTGTTTTCACGCAAAAGCGGTAAGCCGGTGAGCGAAGGGGTGCCGGGTCTTTATACGCCGGACGGTTACTGGAAAAGCTTTAACAGCCAGATTGACAGCGTAACGACCGCCCTGCATGAAGACGACGCCTGGGTGCTGGGCGCCGCGACCGCGCAGGAAGATAAACAGCAGATCGATAACGCCGTACGCCAGCTCTACATGCGCGACTTTATCGCGAACTGGGATCGCTTTCTCGCCGACATCCAGCTTAACAACAGCGCCGATCTCTCCCAGCGCATCAACACTGCGCGCCTGCTCTCTGGCGCAAACTCGCCCCTGCGCCGTCTGGTGCAGAACCTGAGCCAGGTGCTGACGCTCTCCCGGGATACCCCGGCACCGGAAGATGCCGATAAAGCGCAGGCGCAGAGCAACCGCGCCACCCGCACGCTGGAAGCGCTGTTCAGCAATAATGACAATGCTCCGACGCAGGCCGCCGCGATTACTCAGGCGCCGGAGCAGCTGGTGACGGACCACTACGCGCCGATGATTGAGCTGGCCCAGCCGCTGGAAAAGGGTGGCAAGACCATCGTCTTTGATGATTTTCTTAAGCAGGTGGACGAGCTTTATCGTTACCTGACCGCCGTGCAGGACGCCGCCAACAGCGGTATGCCGGCACCGGGCGGCGAGGCGATCAGCCGTCTGCAGGCCAGCGCCGGTCGACTGCCGGGCGGATTGCAAACCATGTTCAGCAACATGGCGGTGGGGGCCAGCAGCGATACCCAGCGCCGCGATCTGGAAAACGTGCGTAAGCGGATCAACGTTGAAGTCGGCGGTTTCTGCCGTCAGGCGATCGCCGGTCGCTACCCGCTGGTGCGCAGCGCCAGCACTGAGGTCACTCCGGACGATCTCGCCCGCATGTTCGCGCCGGGCACCGGGCTGATGGATACCTTCTTTCGCGATAACCTGACCAGCAAAGTGGATACGACGCAGGCAAACTGGCGCTTTATGCCGGGTATCGACGGTAAAACCCTGCCGGGCAGCGAAGGGCTGCTGAGACCGTTCCAGCAGGCCCAGTCGATTCGCGACGCCTTCTTTGCTAACGGCGCAACCACGCCGTCTTTCAAGGTGACGGTTCGCACCGTTCGAATGGATAACACCATTCTGAACCTGACGCTGGATGTCGACGGTCAGCTGCTGCGTTACAGCCACGGTCCGCAGGCGGTGCAGATCATGAACTGGCCGGGGCCGGGCGGTACCAACCAGGTCCGTATGCAGCTGGGTCTGGCTAACGGCAGCACCGCGACGCTTGTGACCAACGGCTCCTGGGCGCTCAACCGCTTTTTTGACAAAGCGAGCACCAGTCCGGGCGCGGGTAGCCTGAGCCGTCAGGCCACCTTCAACGTCGACGGACATCAGGTCACGCTGGAGTTTGCGCCGAACAGCATCCGCAACCCGTTCCAGCTTCCCCGTTTTTCATGCCCATAA
- a CDS encoding DotU family type VI secretion system protein, whose amino-acid sequence MQERQDSGSDAAFTGASSNNQLVAAANPLLNAIPQIRHSVSHDDQVALRQRLIDEIRRFEVRCQQAGLPYEVIVGARYCLCTALDEAAALTPWGSSGVWSSNGLLVTFHNETWGGEKFFQLLARLSQNPREHILLLEMINYCLLLGFEGRYRVLDNGRTQLETIKQRLWQMIRGVRGSYPPPLSPHPEDRPVLRKLWRPMVPLWACVALAGFIACLFYIVLNWRLGDNTNPVLAKIYQSQLPETTIQQPARQLPAVLNLRGFLKPEIEAGLVAVKDQADRSVVILKGDGLFASASTVVRDRYEPVINRIAQAMNNVSGKILVVGYSDNVPIRSARFASNYELSLERARSVQKMLQGSLSQPGRVKAEGRGEINPVAPNTTPENRARNRRVEITLLVSPENTQAELNGLPQGN is encoded by the coding sequence ATGCAGGAACGACAGGATAGCGGCAGTGATGCCGCGTTTACCGGAGCCAGTAGCAACAATCAGCTGGTGGCGGCCGCCAATCCGCTGCTCAACGCGATTCCGCAGATCCGTCATTCGGTATCACATGACGATCAGGTGGCGTTACGCCAGCGCCTGATCGATGAGATTCGCCGTTTTGAAGTCCGCTGTCAGCAGGCGGGGCTGCCCTACGAAGTGATCGTCGGGGCGCGCTACTGCCTGTGCACGGCGCTGGACGAGGCCGCCGCGCTGACTCCCTGGGGCAGCAGCGGCGTCTGGTCCAGCAATGGCCTGCTGGTGACGTTCCATAACGAAACCTGGGGCGGCGAAAAGTTCTTCCAGCTGCTGGCGCGCCTGTCGCAGAACCCGCGCGAGCATATCCTGCTGCTGGAGATGATCAACTACTGCCTGCTGCTCGGCTTCGAGGGGCGCTATCGGGTGCTGGACAATGGCCGCACCCAGCTTGAAACCATCAAGCAGCGGCTGTGGCAGATGATCCGCGGCGTGCGCGGCAGCTATCCGCCGCCGCTTTCTCCTCATCCGGAAGATCGTCCGGTGCTGCGCAAGCTCTGGCGGCCGATGGTTCCCCTGTGGGCCTGCGTGGCGCTGGCCGGGTTTATCGCCTGCCTGTTTTATATCGTGCTTAACTGGCGCCTTGGCGACAACACCAACCCGGTGCTGGCGAAGATTTATCAGTCCCAGCTGCCGGAAACCACCATCCAGCAGCCGGCGCGTCAGCTGCCCGCGGTGCTTAACCTGCGCGGCTTCCTGAAGCCTGAAATTGAGGCGGGCCTGGTGGCGGTAAAAGACCAGGCAGATCGCAGCGTCGTGATCCTGAAGGGCGACGGGCTGTTTGCCTCCGCCTCGACCGTCGTGCGCGACCGCTATGAACCGGTCATCAACCGCATTGCGCAGGCGATGAACAACGTCAGCGGCAAAATTCTGGTGGTGGGCTACAGCGATAACGTGCCGATCCGCAGCGCGCGCTTTGCCTCTAACTACGAGCTCTCACTGGAACGCGCGCGCTCCGTACAGAAAATGCTGCAGGGAAGCCTCTCTCAGCCTGGCCGCGTGAAGGCGGAAGGGCGGGGCGAGATTAACCCGGTGGCGCCGAACACGACGCCGGAAAACCGCGCCCGTAACCGCCGTGTGGAAATTACTCTGCTGGTGTCGCCTGAAAACACCCAGGCCGAGCTGAACGGATTGCCGCAAGGAAACTAA
- the tssA gene encoding type VI secretion system protein TssA, with amino-acid sequence MNIEEFLAPISPDKPCGDNLEYDADFQAMNQASQGKAEQQFGDTIIPAEPADWNTVEKFATSLLSRTKDLRVMLALTHAWTRRRGLAGYADGLLLVQEAIARYWEPLYPLLEEYGETDPFYRINALAGLSDKSELTVAVRNASLLRSNGDEISLRDAQALLDGSKTECPDYPGGRPRLIDELARGDQPGTAAVIVINERLLAIRELLTGHLGESGVPEMEQLLKTVGLVASACQVTDISKLLPNREAQAEQHAEPQPAAAHPVQPVTDWRSVQVTSRADAQLMLEKAKQYFAQYEPSHPAPLMIERVQRLSELNFMDIIRDLAPDGVNQLENIFGRRE; translated from the coding sequence ATGAATATCGAAGAATTTCTCGCGCCAATAAGTCCCGACAAGCCCTGTGGCGACAATCTGGAATATGACGCTGACTTCCAGGCGATGAACCAGGCCAGTCAGGGCAAAGCGGAACAGCAGTTTGGCGACACCATCATCCCGGCAGAGCCTGCGGACTGGAACACGGTAGAAAAATTCGCTACCAGCCTGCTGAGCCGCACCAAAGATCTTCGCGTGATGCTGGCGTTAACCCACGCCTGGACCCGCCGTCGCGGTCTTGCAGGCTACGCCGACGGACTGTTGCTGGTACAGGAGGCGATCGCGCGCTACTGGGAGCCGCTCTATCCGCTGCTGGAAGAGTATGGCGAAACCGACCCGTTCTATCGCATTAACGCTCTGGCAGGGCTGAGCGATAAATCCGAGCTCACCGTCGCGGTACGTAACGCCTCGCTGCTGCGTTCAAACGGCGATGAAATTTCGCTGCGTGACGCCCAGGCACTGCTGGACGGCAGTAAAACCGAGTGTCCGGACTATCCGGGCGGTCGCCCGAGGCTGATTGACGAACTGGCGCGCGGCGACCAGCCGGGGACCGCAGCGGTCATTGTGATTAACGAACGGCTGCTGGCCATCCGCGAGCTGCTCACCGGGCATCTCGGTGAAAGCGGCGTACCCGAGATGGAGCAGCTGCTGAAAACCGTGGGGCTGGTCGCCAGCGCCTGTCAGGTGACCGACATCAGTAAGCTGCTGCCGAACCGTGAAGCGCAGGCTGAACAGCACGCTGAGCCGCAGCCTGCGGCAGCGCATCCCGTTCAGCCGGTCACCGACTGGCGCAGCGTGCAGGTTACCAGCCGCGCCGACGCGCAGCTAATGCTGGAAAAAGCGAAGCAGTATTTCGCGCAGTACGAACCGAGCCACCCCGCGCCGCTGATGATTGAACGGGTGCAGCGGCTGTCAGAACTTAACTTTATGGACATTATTCGCGACCTGGCGCCAGACGGCGTTAACCAACTGGAAAACATCTTTGGACGCCGCGAATGA
- the tssJ gene encoding type VI secretion system lipoprotein TssJ, which yields MNNKKFHRLWLVFYAAIFALVSGCTSSSHSDPSRYNLQFQAHPQINDSAPLKVRVLLLKSDADFMSSDFYSLQNNASTTLGANLLNSDVFFLMPGQLSKTLSGQSDPEARYIGVMAEYQKLDGKKWRVSLPLPVPGENHIYQFWKWSADELQANVFLDVNGIRVISQ from the coding sequence ATGAATAATAAAAAGTTTCATAGGCTGTGGTTAGTCTTTTACGCGGCGATTTTCGCCCTTGTCAGTGGTTGTACGTCGTCTTCACACAGCGACCCTTCCCGCTACAATCTGCAGTTTCAGGCTCATCCACAAATCAATGATTCTGCGCCACTTAAAGTCCGGGTGCTGTTGTTGAAATCCGATGCGGATTTCATGTCCAGCGACTTCTATTCCCTGCAGAACAACGCGTCAACAACGCTTGGCGCGAATCTGCTGAACAGCGACGTTTTCTTCCTGATGCCGGGACAGCTGTCCAAAACCCTCAGCGGTCAGAGCGATCCTGAGGCGCGTTATATCGGCGTGATGGCGGAATATCAAAAGCTGGACGGTAAAAAATGGCGCGTTTCACTCCCGCTACCTGTGCCAGGCGAAAATCATATCTACCAGTTCTGGAAATGGTCCGCGGATGAACTCCAGGCCAACGTTTTTCTCGACGTAAACGGCATTCGGGTCATCAGCCAGTAA
- the tagF gene encoding type VI secretion system-associated protein TagF, translating into MTNTPAMNRYSWYGKLPSAGDFLQRRFPDTLQRQWSHWFQVGLLAWQQEEQRSGERQFTKAPVWNFVVPPMLGSQMIQMGCLLPGRDSVGRQYPVCIQLSFAPSEWSTSLLSQAESWYQQIGRLGLHAVRNSFSASQLDEMLMSIPAPQPVEPQKRSDILDVIGYDEDGQSTLGWPQAAECFDPLRQTSYWWTNRCDGYPLYTHVHSGNFTGQLFTLLFDPAGGARPGRHGLYPPMFE; encoded by the coding sequence ATGACGAATACCCCTGCGATGAACCGCTACAGCTGGTATGGCAAATTACCCAGCGCCGGAGATTTCCTGCAGCGTCGCTTTCCTGACACCTTACAGCGCCAGTGGTCGCACTGGTTTCAGGTTGGCCTGCTGGCCTGGCAGCAGGAAGAGCAGCGCAGCGGCGAGCGCCAGTTCACCAAAGCTCCGGTCTGGAATTTCGTCGTCCCGCCGATGCTGGGCAGCCAGATGATCCAGATGGGCTGCCTGCTGCCCGGCCGCGACAGCGTTGGCCGACAGTACCCGGTCTGCATTCAGTTGAGCTTCGCCCCGTCAGAGTGGTCGACCAGCCTGCTCAGCCAGGCGGAGAGCTGGTATCAGCAAATTGGTCGTCTGGGGCTGCACGCGGTGCGTAACAGCTTTTCCGCCTCGCAGCTGGATGAGATGCTGATGTCCATTCCGGCGCCGCAGCCCGTCGAGCCGCAGAAGCGCTCTGACATCCTCGACGTCATTGGTTACGACGAGGACGGCCAAAGCACGCTGGGCTGGCCGCAGGCGGCAGAGTGCTTTGACCCGCTGCGTCAGACCAGCTACTGGTGGACCAACCGCTGCGACGGTTACCCGCTGTACACCCACGTTCACAGCGGCAACTTCACCGGGCAGCTTTTTACCCTGCTGTTCGACCCGGCAGGGGGCGCCCGCCCGGGGCGTCACGGTCTCTATCCGCCTATGTTTGAATAA
- the tssC gene encoding type VI secretion system contractile sheath large subunit — protein MSNQTQQHDQQAGQAFSQDEFSALLNKEFRPKTDQARSAVESAVKTLAQQALENTVTFSNDTYRTIQNLIAGIDEQLSQQVNQIIHHEEFQKLESAWRGLSYLVNNTETDEMLKIRFMSISKQELGRTLKRYKGVGWDQSPIFKKIYEQEYGQFGGEPFGCIVGDYYFDHSPQDVELLGEMARIGSAAHCPFITGTAPGVMQMESWQELANPRDLTKIFQNTEYAAWRSLRESEDARYLGLVMPRFLSRLPYGIRTNPVDSFDFEEQTDGANHNSYSWANAAYAMAANINRSFKEYGWCTSIRGVESGGAVENLPCHTFPSDDGGVDMKCPTEIAISDRREAELAKNGFMPLVHRKNSDFAAFIGAQSLQKPAEYHDPDATANARLASRLPYLFACCRFAHYLKCIVRDKIGSFREREEMERWLNDWVMNYVDGDPANSSQETKSRKPLAAAEVQVQEIEDNPGYYAAKFFLRPHYQLEGLTVSLRLVSKLPSLKTKDA, from the coding sequence ATGAGCAACCAGACTCAACAACACGATCAGCAGGCGGGTCAGGCGTTCAGCCAGGATGAGTTCAGCGCGCTGCTGAACAAAGAGTTCCGCCCGAAAACCGATCAGGCGCGTTCCGCCGTGGAGAGTGCGGTCAAGACCCTGGCGCAGCAGGCGCTGGAAAATACCGTCACCTTCTCGAACGACACCTACCGCACCATTCAGAACCTGATTGCCGGTATCGACGAGCAGCTCTCGCAGCAGGTGAACCAGATTATTCACCACGAAGAGTTTCAGAAGCTGGAGAGCGCCTGGCGCGGCCTGAGCTACCTGGTCAACAATACCGAAACTGACGAGATGCTGAAGATCCGCTTTATGAGTATCTCCAAGCAGGAGCTGGGCCGCACCCTGAAGCGCTACAAGGGCGTGGGCTGGGACCAGAGCCCGATCTTCAAGAAAATCTACGAGCAGGAGTACGGTCAGTTCGGCGGCGAGCCGTTTGGCTGCATCGTCGGCGACTATTACTTCGACCACAGCCCGCAGGACGTTGAGCTGCTGGGGGAAATGGCGCGCATCGGCTCTGCGGCGCACTGTCCGTTCATCACCGGCACCGCGCCGGGCGTGATGCAGATGGAGTCCTGGCAGGAGCTGGCCAACCCGCGCGATCTGACCAAGATCTTCCAGAACACCGAATACGCCGCCTGGCGTTCACTGCGTGAATCCGAAGACGCCCGCTATCTGGGGCTGGTGATGCCGCGCTTCCTGTCGCGCCTGCCGTACGGCATTCGCACTAACCCGGTGGACAGCTTTGACTTTGAAGAGCAGACCGACGGCGCAAACCACAACAGCTACTCGTGGGCGAACGCGGCCTATGCGATGGCCGCCAACATCAACCGTTCCTTCAAAGAGTACGGCTGGTGCACCTCGATTCGCGGCGTGGAGTCCGGCGGGGCGGTGGAAAACCTGCCGTGCCACACCTTCCCGAGCGATGACGGCGGCGTGGACATGAAGTGCCCGACCGAGATCGCCATCAGCGATCGTCGCGAAGCCGAGCTGGCGAAAAACGGGTTTATGCCGCTGGTTCACCGTAAAAACTCCGACTTTGCCGCCTTCATCGGCGCGCAGTCTCTGCAAAAACCGGCCGAGTATCACGATCCGGATGCCACCGCCAACGCGCGCCTGGCGTCTCGTCTGCCCTACCTGTTCGCCTGCTGCCGCTTTGCCCACTACCTGAAGTGCATCGTGCGCGACAAAATCGGCTCCTTCCGCGAGCGCGAAGAGATGGAGCGCTGGCTGAACGACTGGGTGATGAACTACGTCGACGGTGACCCGGCTAACTCCTCCCAGGAAACCAAGTCCCGCAAACCGCTGGCGGCTGCGGAAGTGCAGGTGCAGGAAATCGAAGACAACCCGGGCTACTACGCCGCGAAGTTCTTCCTGCGCCCGCACTACCAGCTGGAAGGTCTGACCGTTTCCCTGCGTCTGGTATCTAAGCTGCCGTCGCTGAAGACGAAAGACGCGTAA